Genomic window (Tolypothrix sp. NIES-4075):
AGATTAAACAAGCTAAAGGTACTTTAGACGAAGTTAAGGATAAAGAAGATAGTTGTCGAATTGTTGAGACGGAGTTAACTTCACAACGCGATCGCCTTTCTCAAGATCGTGCGAAAGCAGAAAAATATCAAAAGCTTCGCACGGAATTTCTAGAAAAGCAATCTTGGGAAGCTGTATTATCATGGCGTACTTTACAAGCGCAACAAGAAAGGTTAGCGAATCAAATTCAATCAGGCGATCGCACTTCTACGGATATCTCAACTCAATTAACAACGCTTGCTTCTCAAATCGCTCAAAAAACTGTTGAGTTGGATGAACTTAATCTACTTGTAAAGGCGTTGGGAGAAGAGGAAGTTTTAGCGGTACAATCTACTTTGGCGACTCAAGAAGCTGAAAGAAAGCAACTTCAACGTCAGCAAAGTGAGTTAGAAGCAACTTCTCAAGAAACGGCAAAGCGTCTGGAACAACAATCGCAAGAAGTTCAACAATATCAAGTTTCTTTAGAACAACAATCCCAGCAACAAATTGTAGAGACGCGATTTATCGCGTCTTTACGGTCAGAACGAGATGAAGCGCGACAATGTTTAGAAGGTTCTCGTGAAGCTGCTGCTCTAATTGCTTCTGCTAGTGAAGCTTGGGTACAGCAACAAACTGCGTTAAACCGTCAAATTGATACTTTGTTGCAATCTTTGGAACCGCAACGCACTGAACAAGCGCAACTTAGAGAACGCAATAATCAATTACAAGAACTAATTCAAGAACAAAGTCTGTTAATTGAACGTGATGAACCGAACTTAGCAGAAAAGCAAGCTGAATGTACGCGACTGGAAGCAGAATTTAATGCTTCTAGCGAACCGATTCAAAATTTAGCGCAAACTTTAGTCGCTACAGATCAAGAATTGCTACTTCAACAAGAAACGCAAAAAAGGTTACTTTCTGAACAACGTGAAAAACAACGTTCTTTAGATAAATTAGAAGCACAAGTTGCCGCACAGCAAGAAGTTCAAGGAACTCAAGCAAGTAAAGTTATTTTACAATCGGGAATGCCGGGAGTATGCGGGTTAGTTGTACAGTTAGGAAAAGTGGAACCGCGCTATCAACTCGCTTTAGAAATTTGTGCTGGTGGACGTTTGGGACATATTGTAGTAGAAGATGATAGCATCGCCGCAGCGGGAATTGAACTGCTCAAACAAAAGCGTGCGGGGAGAGCAACTTTTTTACCGTTAAATAAAATTCACGCATCTAAATATGTTCAAGATGCAACGTTGCGTTATGCAAACGGGTTTGTCGATTATGCGGTGAATTTGGTTGAATGCGATCGCCGTTATCGAGATATATTCAACTATGTTTTCGGTAATACGGTCGTGTTTGACTCGATTGAGCAAGCACGCAAGCAGTTAGGATTATACCGCATTGTCACTCTCCAAGGCGAATTGTTGGAAACGAGCGGTGCGATGACTGGGGGAAGCAACACGCAGCGATCGGCTTTACGATTTGGTACGGTGGAAGCTGCGGAATCTGATGAAGTTATTGCTTTGAAAAATCGCTTAAATGAAATTGAGCGCGTTTTAGAACGTTGTGGTGAAGCGATAAATACTCTCTCAGTTAGAAGTAAAAGACTTTCGCAAGAGGTGACAGAAGCACGTCAAGCGAAAAGAGAACAACAACTGCAATTAGAGCAGTTACAAAAAGAAATAAAAAGTTTGACCATACAATTAGAAGGAACGCGATCGCAGCTTTCGCAAAACAGCGAAAAGTTAAGCGTTGCTCAAACCCGTTTGGATGTGTTAGATCGGGAATTACCAGGGCAAGAACATCAACTGCAACAATTGCGACACGCTTTATCTGAGTTGGAAGCGTCGCAAACTCCCAGCGAATGGCAAGAAATTCAAGCGACGATAAAAACTCAAGAGCAACAATTGCAACAACGCGAAACAGCGTTAAGAGAAGCCGAACAAAGATTAAAAAATCTCGAAAATCAGCAGCAGCGTTTGCAAGAAAAAATTGAAGAAGGGGAACAGCGAATAAGCGAGTATCAAAGGCAACAAACATCATGTAGAGACGCGATATATCGTGTCTCTACACAAATGACAGCGATTAATGAAGAAATTAGTCAAACCCGCGCCAAATTGAGCGAACTGGAAGCTAATTTAGGAGAAGAGAAACAAAAACGCGATCGCGCAGAACAAGAATTGCGATCTGCCTTACTGCGTCAGCAACAATTACAATGGGAACTGGAAAAACTACAAGAAACTCAACAAACAAGACGGGAGGAATTAGCAGCAGTTAGAGAGCAGCTGCAAATTGTAGCCCCAGAATTGCCTAGCCCTTTACCAGAAGTACCCGATAAAGTAGACTTAGAAGAATTGCAGAAAGAATTGCGATCGCTTTCTAAACGCTTGCAAGCGATGGAACCAGTGAACATGCTCGCGCTGGAAGAATACGAACGCACTTCACAGCGTCTTCAGGAACTTACAGAAAAATTACAAACATTAGAAGGCGAACGCACCGAATTACTTTTGCGGATAGAAAATTTTACCACATTGCGGCAACGCGCTTTTAGAGAAGCGTTTGACGCGGTGAATGAAAACTTTCAATCAATATTTGCTACGCTTTCTGAAGGTGACGGCTACTTGCAACTTGAAGATCCCGAAGATCCATTTAGCAGCGGATTGAATCTAGTTGCCCATCCCAAAGGTAAACCCGTACAGAGACTAGCTTCGATGTCTGGGGGAGAAAAATCTCTGACAGCGTTGAGCTTTATTTTTGCCCTGCAACGCTATCGCCCATCGCCATTTTACGCCTTTGACGAAGTAGATATGTTTCTAGATGGAGCAAACGTAGAACGATTAGCTAAAATGATTAAGCAACAGGCGCAACAAGCACAATTTATAGTTGTTAGTTTGCGGCGTCCGATGATAGAATCAGCCGAACGCACAATTGGCGTTACTCAAGCACGAGGAGCTTACACCCAGGTTTTAGGCATTAAGTTGCCATCAGACCATACATCGGCTTGATTTTTTGTTAACAGTAGAGACGCGATTAATCGCGTCTGTACAATAGTATATATATTAACCGGATTCGAGATCAGGACTCGGCAAGCGAATGACCTCTGAACAAATAATTAGACGCTCTGATATTTTAAACACCCAGGTAATCACCCGCGACAACGCCAAACGGCTAGGAATCGTCAGTCAAGTTTGGGTAGACATAGACCAAAGAGAGGTTGTGGCTCTTAGTTTGCGAGATAGCCTGATCTCTGTTTCGGGTATTCCGCGCTACATGTACCTCAACAGCATCAGTCAGTTTGGCGATGCCATCCTAGTTGACAACGAGGATGCAATAGAAGATGTAGAGGTTGATCTTTACAGCAACCTAGTTAACTGGGAAGTAATTACAGAAACCGGCGAAGTATTAGGTAGAGTGCGGGGCTTCAAATTCAACGGCGAAACAGGTAAAATTTACTCAATCGTCATCGCCTCTTTGGGATTACCACAAATTCCCGATCAATTCCTCAGCACCTACGAATTGCCAGTTGAAGAAATCGTCAGCACCGGTCCCAACAGATTGATTGTCTTTGAAGGTGCTGAAGAAAGGGTGAATCAATTATCAGTCGGTTTGCTGGAACGTCTCGGTATCGGCAAAGCACCTTGGGAACGCGATGCAGACGAAGCTTATGATTATCAGCCTCGCGCAGTCACACCAGACAAACAACTGCCCAGCGGAGTACCTTTACAGCCACCCAAGCCAAAAGTTCGCACACCCGAACCGGTAGCGCAAGAATGGGACGAAGACTATATCGAGGAAGAAGTCCCCGTGCGTCGTGTTGTTGAAGCCAGACAATATGAGTCAATTCAGTACGAAGAAGACGACGAAGAAGATAACTGGAGTGAAGCGACGGGTAAAGACAAATATCAAAAACCGATTAGTTACGAAGCCAAACCCGTCAACAACAAACCATACACCGACGACTACGACGATTACGACGACGATTTAGACAGCGACGCTTGGGATGATGCACCAAAGCCGATAAATATTCCCAAGAAAGTTAAAGAAAGACAGCCAGAATACGAAGAAGAAGGCGGATATTAAGTTTTTTATCGTTCCCAGGCTCCAGCCTGGGAATGTTTTTTAAGAGGCTTTGCCTCTTCCAAGATTCCCTCACTAAGCGAAGGGTGGGGCTATACAAACGTTTGCCCGCTGCTCTCTATTTGGAGACTGTGAATGCGTATAGCTTATTATTAAACGTGCCTTTGCCGTAGCGGCTGTAGCCGGAACCCCAATACACCGTACCATTAACCACCGCAGCACCTGCAACCACTGACCCCCCGCTGTTAAAACCCCAGAGAATTTTACCAGTCTTTGCCTCCAATGCATACATGTTATTCGAGTTTTGCCCTGATGCCATTGAGCCAGCATACACTACTCCATTCGCTACCGTCATTGGACCCTCATCCTTCGCACCTGCTGGGTCCGCAATTTGCCAGATAATCTTGCCAGTCGCTGCGTCGAGCGCACTCCATGACCCAGCTGTGGTAGTCTCACCCGAAGGTTGTAGCTTGTACTCCTGGGATTGGGTGTTTACGATCGCGGCATAAATTTGTTGACCATCCGTGGCTGAACCCCACTGGATTCCACCCGTTGTGCCACCAGGACCAACGATTTGGCTCCAGACGACTTGCCCGCTATCCGGGTCAAGCGCCCAAAAGACGCCGCTCTTCTGCCCAGCGCCAACTAAGTCGCGCGGTTGTCCCGCATTTTTAACGGTAAATAGCATTGGTGCTTGAGCGAAATCATAATCCCCTCCTTGGGGGTCAGGGCAATTCGGCGCACTGCCAAACTGGCAGGCAACATTCCACGTATCGTACCCCTCCAGCTTATTCGACCACTTAATCGCGCCGGTATCGAGATCAAGTGCCATGATCGCGTCAATATGATTGTTGGGATCGAGGCATTGCGACTGATCGCTGGGCGTTGGCGCTCTTAGATTGGCGATGCAATCTTTTGCCGTCTGGGGCACTTCATAGTTATTGCCTGTTGCAATATATACTGACTTTCGCTTCGGGTCGATTGCTGGTGTACTGCCCCACACTCCTGCGCCTGAGTAGCCACCGGGTAGACCACCGTTGTCCGGTACCATGTAGGTCTTCCACAATATCTTTCCGGTGGTCAAATTGACTGATGCCATGCTGCCACGGAAGGTGCAGCATTGGTAATTTGGATTTACGAAAGGGTCTCCCTCCTCCAGTGAGGCAACCCCAACGTATACACGGTTGCGATAAATTGCTGGCGACTGAGTGATGACAGCGCTTGGATGAGAGTCAAGTTTTGTCTTCCAGATTAGCTTGCCCGTATCTTTATTAATTGCCATCAGGTAGGCACCTCCCTGGCTGCCGATAATCACTTTGTTTCCCTTGACCGCTGGACTTGTGCGCGAGATCGCTGTTGGGATAGTTGAGTAAGGTGTGTTCGTGCTCGCTTCTGGGATACTTGGGTCACTAATGTAGTTGGCGATAGTATTTGACCAAATCTGAGCACCCGTCTGTGCATCGATCTTGAACAAGTTTCCAGCCCAGTCAGGCAGGTATATAGCTCCATCTACAACCGCCGGTGTCGCTGATATCTCACCACCTGTAGTAAAAACCCATTTGGGGGATAAGGAAGCTACGTTCTCTGGTTTGAGATATCTCTCAGTCGCTTGATTGCGGGTATTGTTTAAGTTCTGACCACCCAACTTCCACTCGCCACCTAACTTCCACTCGCCATCCCACTTCCACTGACCATCATTAGCACGAGTAACAATTGTTGGCACGAGTAGTATCGATGCCATTGTAACAATTCCAACTGCTCGAAGGCAAAACGAATAACTTTTAGTCACCATTACCAAATTCCACTACAACTACTAAAGACAATCTGTTATGGCTCTGTTGTAGTTTTGGTAAAAAAGCCATAATTGCTGATAGCCTACCATAAAGTAAGTAGGTAGATAACTCAGATCTCGCACCTGGTAAAAACAGTTAGTATTAGCCGCAAACAAGAGAACAAAAGTAACACATAAAGAGTAAGTTGTCTCTATTTAATAGTAAATTTATTTTACATATGTCTACGTAGTCTTTTTCTCGAACTGATGTGATTTTTTTGTACGCTTTATTTCCTTACTCCTGGTTTATCCCGTAGGTGCAAGATATAAGTTTTTTCGTAATTTAAAATCATACGACACGCTGCGCGATCGCAGCCTAAAATCTTAAAGCCTACGCAGGTAGGCTACCCTTCTCCTGTCGGAGACGCTGCGCGAACGGGAACGCCAAGGGCGAACGGAACGTTTGTATAGCCCCAGGCTTCTAGCCTGAAGGGTGAGGGTGAGGGCTATTAAAAGTTTAAAATATCTAACGATTCCTCTATTTCTAACTCTAAAATTCTCTCCCGTGCATCTTTATGTTCTGCTAGCTTTCCTTCTTTCCAATATAAATCTGTGGCTTTCTGAAAATCCTCAATTGCTAACAGCTTATCTCCTAAATCAGAACGAGCATTACCCCGGTTGTAATAAGCATCGGCATAATTGTAATTAATCTTAATTGCTTGAGTATAATCTTCAATTGCTCCGGCGCGATCGCCTAAATCAAAACGAGCATTTCCCCGGTTATAATAAGCATCCGCATCATTAGGATTAATTTTAATTGCTTGAGTTAAATCTTCTAACTCAGAACAACCATTACCAGCAACTTCATCATGAAAACTAATTTCTCTTGACTGATTGAAAATGTCAATAACTCTCTGCTCATAACGACCATAATCAGGATTAATCTTGATTGCTTGATTATAATCTTCAATCGCTCCCTGATTATCTCCTATGTGAAAACGAGCATCAGCACGATTTCTATAAGCAACTGCATCATAAGGGTTAATTTCAATTGCTTGCGTGTAATCTGCAATTGCTTGTTCGTAATCTCCTAACTCATAACGAGCCAAACCAAGTTTACTATAAGCTTTGGCATATTTAGGATTAATTTTTATTGCTTGGTTGTAGTCTTGAATCGCTTTCTCGTCATCGACTAAATAATAACGAGCTAAACCACGTTTATAATAAATTTCAGCATCATGAGGATTAAGTTTCAAAGCTGCGTTATAATTATCAATAGCCGCTTCGTATTCTCTTTTTTCAAAGCATTCATCACCCTGTTTTACGTGAAGTGGAGTTAAATTTTCACTATATATATAATGTCGAAACTGATTTTTTTGCTGTTTAGAGAAATGATGATTTTCAGCAGATTGCAACTGTTCTAAATAGCCAAATAAGCCACCACCATATAACAATTGCTCTATCCCAAATGAAATTCTACCAGTTTTCAGCTTAATCATCTGCGTGGGAAGAAAGCCAGCTACAAAAAGGTGATATTCTGGTTGTGCTTCGTTGACTTCTTCTTGAATCAAAATACAGACGACAACGGCATTTTTTTCAACTTCTTCGGAACTAACTGACCATCTAACTCTATCAATACTGCCG
Coding sequences:
- a CDS encoding PRC-barrel domain-containing protein, whose protein sequence is MTSEQIIRRSDILNTQVITRDNAKRLGIVSQVWVDIDQREVVALSLRDSLISVSGIPRYMYLNSISQFGDAILVDNEDAIEDVEVDLYSNLVNWEVITETGEVLGRVRGFKFNGETGKIYSIVIASLGLPQIPDQFLSTYELPVEEIVSTGPNRLIVFEGAEERVNQLSVGLLERLGIGKAPWERDADEAYDYQPRAVTPDKQLPSGVPLQPPKPKVRTPEPVAQEWDEDYIEEEVPVRRVVEARQYESIQYEEDDEEDNWSEATGKDKYQKPISYEAKPVNNKPYTDDYDDYDDDLDSDAWDDAPKPINIPKKVKERQPEYEEEGGY
- a CDS encoding outer membrane protein assembly factor BamB family protein — protein: MVTKSYSFCLRAVGIVTMASILLVPTIVTRANDGQWKWDGEWKLGGEWKLGGQNLNNTRNQATERYLKPENVASLSPKWVFTTGGEISATPAVVDGAIYLPDWAGNLFKIDAQTGAQIWSNTIANYISDPSIPEASTNTPYSTIPTAISRTSPAVKGNKVIIGSQGGAYLMAINKDTGKLIWKTKLDSHPSAVITQSPAIYRNRVYVGVASLEEGDPFVNPNYQCCTFRGSMASVNLTTGKILWKTYMVPDNGGLPGGYSGAGVWGSTPAIDPKRKSVYIATGNNYEVPQTAKDCIANLRAPTPSDQSQCLDPNNHIDAIMALDLDTGAIKWSNKLEGYDTWNVACQFGSAPNCPDPQGGDYDFAQAPMLFTVKNAGQPRDLVGAGQKSGVFWALDPDSGQVVWSQIVGPGGTTGGIQWGSATDGQQIYAAIVNTQSQEYKLQPSGETTTAGSWSALDAATGKIIWQIADPAGAKDEGPMTVANGVVYAGSMASGQNSNNMYALEAKTGKILWGFNSGGSVVAGAAVVNGTVYWGSGYSRYGKGTFNNKLYAFTVSK
- the smc gene encoding chromosome segregation protein SMC gives rise to the protein MVHIKRVELTNFKSFGGTTSVPLLPEFTVISGPNGSGKSNILDALLFCLGLASSKGMRADRLPDLVNNTQTGKGRSTVEASVTVTFDLGDEDFSRRVAESQSEEESPELEDANRTVAESQSEEAESAIPHSPTPHSPKDWSVTRRLRVTHQGTYTSNYYINGEACTLTELHEQLNELRIYPEGYNVVLQGDVTSIISMNARERREIIDELAGVASFDRKIKQAKGTLDEVKDKEDSCRIVETELTSQRDRLSQDRAKAEKYQKLRTEFLEKQSWEAVLSWRTLQAQQERLANQIQSGDRTSTDISTQLTTLASQIAQKTVELDELNLLVKALGEEEVLAVQSTLATQEAERKQLQRQQSELEATSQETAKRLEQQSQEVQQYQVSLEQQSQQQIVETRFIASLRSERDEARQCLEGSREAAALIASASEAWVQQQTALNRQIDTLLQSLEPQRTEQAQLRERNNQLQELIQEQSLLIERDEPNLAEKQAECTRLEAEFNASSEPIQNLAQTLVATDQELLLQQETQKRLLSEQREKQRSLDKLEAQVAAQQEVQGTQASKVILQSGMPGVCGLVVQLGKVEPRYQLALEICAGGRLGHIVVEDDSIAAAGIELLKQKRAGRATFLPLNKIHASKYVQDATLRYANGFVDYAVNLVECDRRYRDIFNYVFGNTVVFDSIEQARKQLGLYRIVTLQGELLETSGAMTGGSNTQRSALRFGTVEAAESDEVIALKNRLNEIERVLERCGEAINTLSVRSKRLSQEVTEARQAKREQQLQLEQLQKEIKSLTIQLEGTRSQLSQNSEKLSVAQTRLDVLDRELPGQEHQLQQLRHALSELEASQTPSEWQEIQATIKTQEQQLQQRETALREAEQRLKNLENQQQRLQEKIEEGEQRISEYQRQQTSCRDAIYRVSTQMTAINEEISQTRAKLSELEANLGEEKQKRDRAEQELRSALLRQQQLQWELEKLQETQQTRREELAAVREQLQIVAPELPSPLPEVPDKVDLEELQKELRSLSKRLQAMEPVNMLALEEYERTSQRLQELTEKLQTLEGERTELLLRIENFTTLRQRAFREAFDAVNENFQSIFATLSEGDGYLQLEDPEDPFSSGLNLVAHPKGKPVQRLASMSGGEKSLTALSFIFALQRYRPSPFYAFDEVDMFLDGANVERLAKMIKQQAQQAQFIVVSLRRPMIESAERTIGVTQARGAYTQVLGIKLPSDHTSA
- a CDS encoding tetratricopeptide repeat protein produces the protein MDWITLLRSLQSDFIKRLSSGCLLHCQTEGQYSELTIISGERLKALRDFCWLMAEKYKRTSPVRDVFINNLKGKLGEEVVKERLADFITEVDYEKRFGGDGNIDFTLSCDRAIGIEVKSRHGSIDRVRWSVSSEEVEKNAVVVCILIQEEVNEAQPEYHLFVAGFLPTQMIKLKTGRISFGIEQLLYGGGLFGYLEQLQSAENHHFSKQQKNQFRHYIYSENLTPLHVKQGDECFEKREYEAAIDNYNAALKLNPHDAEIYYKRGLARYYLVDDEKAIQDYNQAIKINPKYAKAYSKLGLARYELGDYEQAIADYTQAIEINPYDAVAYRNRADARFHIGDNQGAIEDYNQAIKINPDYGRYEQRVIDIFNQSREISFHDEVAGNGCSELEDLTQAIKINPNDADAYYNRGNARFDLGDRAGAIEDYTQAIKINYNYADAYYNRGNARSDLGDKLLAIEDFQKATDLYWKEGKLAEHKDARERILELEIEESLDILNF